In Schistocerca nitens isolate TAMUIC-IGC-003100 unplaced genomic scaffold, iqSchNite1.1 HiC_scaffold_456, whole genome shotgun sequence, the following are encoded in one genomic region:
- the LOC126232147 gene encoding collagen alpha-1(III) chain-like — SAASKVGAPSGDGAPGGDGSPGGDGTPGGDGTPGGDGTPGGDGTPGGDGTPGGDGTPGGDGTPGGDGTPGGDGTPGGDGTPGGDGTPGGDGTPGGDGTPGGDGTPGGDGTPGGDGTPGGDGTPGGDGTPGGDGTPGGDGTPGGDGTPGGDGTTGGDGTPGGDGTPGGEGTPGGDVTPGGDVTPRGDVTPSGDGTPSGDGTPSGDGTPSGDGTPCGDGTPCGDGTPGGDGTPGGDGTPGGDGTPGGDGTPGGDGTPGGDGTPGGDGTPGGDGTPGGDGTPGGHGTPGGDGTPGGDGTPGGDGTPGGDGTPGGDGTPGGDGTPGGDGTPGGDGTPGGDGTPGGDGTPGGDGTPGGDGTPGGDGTPGGDGTPGGEGTPGGDVTPGGDVTPSGDVTPSGDGTPSGDGTPSGDGTPSGDGTPCGDGTPCGDGTPGGDGTPGGDGTPGGDGTPGGDGTPGGVGTP, encoded by the coding sequence agTGCAGCTAGCAAGGTTGGCGCACCAAGCGGGGACGgcgcaccaggcggggacggctcaccaggcggggacggcacaccaggcggggacggcacaccaggcggggacggcacaccaggcggggatggcacaccaggcggggacggcacaccaggcggggacggcacaccaggcggggacggcacaccaggcggggacggcacaccaggcggggacggcacaccaggcggggacggcacaccaggcggggacggcacaccaggcggggacggcacaccaggcggggacggcacaccaggcggggacggcacaccaggcggggacggcacaccaggcggggacggcacaccaggcggggacggcacaccaggcggggacggcacaccaggcggggacggcacaccaggcggggacggcacaccaggcggggacggcacaccaggcggggacggcacaacaggcggggacggcacaccaggcggggacggcacaccaggcggggaaggcacaccaggcggggacgtcACACCAGGCGGGGACGTCACACCACGCGGGGACgtcacaccaagcggggacggcacaccaagcggggacggcacaccaagcggggacggcacaccaagcggggacggcacaccatgcggggacggcacaccatgcggggacggcacaccaggcggtgacggcacaccaggcggtgacggcacaccaggcggggacggcacaccaggcggggacggcacaccaggcggggacggcacaccaggcggggacggcacaccaggcggggacggcacaccaggcggggacggcacaccaggcggggacggcacaccaggcgggcacggcacaccaggcggggacggcacaccaggcggggacggcacaccaggcggggacggcacaccaggcggggacggcacaccaggcggggacggcacaccaggcggggacggcacaccaggcggggacggcacaccaggcggggacggcacaccaggcggggacggcacaccaggcggggacggcacaccaggcggggacggcacaccaggcggggacggcacaccaggcggggacggcacaccaggcggggacggcacaccaggcggggaaggcacaccaggcggggacgtcacaccaggcggggacgtcacaccaagcggggacgtcacaccaagcggggacggcacaccaagcggggacggcacaccaagcggggacggcacaccaagcggggacggcacaccatgcggggacggcacaccatgcggggacggcacaccaggcggtgacggcacaccaggcggtgacggcacaccaggcggggatggcacaccaggcggggacggcacaccaggcggggtcggcacaccag